The proteins below come from a single Streptomyces sp. M92 genomic window:
- a CDS encoding pseudouridine-5'-phosphate glycosidase encodes MTLVVSEEVRAAIGARRPVVALESTIIAHGLPRPRNLRVARELEEAVREEGAVPATIAVLDGRPHVGLDKQQLERVATEEGIRKLGHRDLPLAVATGASGATTVSATALLAELAGVRVFATGGLGGVHRQWTATQDESADLGLLARTRITVVCAGVKSILDVPATLQRLETLGIAVAGFGTDRFPGFYLSDSGHPVDWTLDTPAQVAAVMRAQDSLRGPRSALVVANPVPEEEQLDPALHARVLADALRACDAEGISGQAVTPFLLAHLVRHTDGASLKANLAAVRGNVRLAARVAAAWAGA; translated from the coding sequence GTGACCCTGGTGGTGTCGGAAGAGGTACGGGCGGCGATCGGCGCGCGGCGCCCCGTGGTGGCCCTGGAGTCCACGATCATCGCGCACGGGTTGCCACGCCCCCGCAACCTGCGGGTGGCGCGGGAACTGGAGGAGGCGGTCCGGGAGGAGGGCGCGGTACCGGCGACGATCGCCGTGCTGGACGGACGGCCGCACGTCGGCCTGGACAAACAGCAGTTGGAGCGGGTCGCGACCGAGGAAGGCATCCGCAAGCTGGGCCACCGGGACCTGCCGCTCGCGGTGGCCACCGGCGCGAGCGGAGCCACCACCGTGTCGGCGACCGCCCTGCTGGCGGAGCTGGCCGGGGTGCGGGTGTTCGCGACCGGCGGCCTCGGCGGCGTGCACCGGCAGTGGACGGCCACGCAGGACGAGTCCGCCGACCTGGGCCTGCTGGCCCGCACCCGGATCACGGTGGTCTGCGCCGGAGTGAAGTCCATCCTGGACGTACCGGCGACCCTGCAGCGACTGGAGACGCTGGGCATCGCGGTGGCCGGCTTCGGTACGGACCGTTTCCCCGGCTTCTACCTGTCCGACTCGGGACACCCGGTGGACTGGACGCTGGACACCCCGGCGCAGGTGGCAGCCGTCATGCGGGCGCAGGACTCGCTGCGCGGCCCGCGGTCCGCGCTCGTGGTCGCCAACCCCGTCCCCGAGGAGGAGCAGCTGGATCCCGCGCTCCACGCGCGGGTGCTCGCCGACGCGCTGCGGGCGTGCGACGCAGAGGGGATCAGCGGCCAGGCGGTCACCCCCTTCCTCCTCGCCCATCTGGTCCGGCACACCGACGGGGCGTCACTGAAGGCCAATCTGGCGGCGGTGCGCGGCAACGTACGGCTGGCGGCTCGCGTCGCGGCGGCCTGGGCCGGAGCATGA
- a CDS encoding MHYT domain-containing protein, with protein sequence MQGTVDGFSYGLVTPLVAYLMACLGGALGLRCTTRTLRVTSSWRPGWLALGSAAIGSGIWTMHFIAMMGFTIEHTPVRYDWLLTFVSLAVAIVMVGVGVFIVGYRGARGTALFTGGTITGLGIASMHYLGMAGMRLDGQLTYNTFTVAVSVVIAMAAATAALWAAGQVRGFLWSVGASLVMGLAVTGMHYTGMAALEVHVHGTNDPGTGGSPAELLAPMLIGPLALLLLAAVVVMFDPLMVTGKPAGAPVERKPGVPAHTAAPRTVPRPVRRPALRTRHPLAHRRSRTPQNR encoded by the coding sequence ATGCAAGGCACGGTCGACGGATTCAGTTACGGACTGGTCACACCGCTGGTGGCCTACCTCATGGCCTGCCTCGGCGGTGCCCTCGGGCTGCGCTGCACCACCCGGACCCTGCGGGTCACCAGCTCCTGGCGTCCCGGATGGCTCGCCCTCGGCTCGGCGGCGATCGGTTCCGGGATCTGGACCATGCACTTCATCGCGATGATGGGGTTCACGATCGAACACACGCCGGTCCGCTATGACTGGCTGCTGACCTTCGTCAGCCTGGCCGTCGCCATCGTCATGGTGGGCGTGGGGGTCTTCATCGTCGGCTACCGGGGGGCGCGGGGAACGGCCCTGTTCACCGGCGGCACCATCACCGGTCTGGGCATCGCCTCGATGCACTACCTGGGCATGGCGGGCATGCGCCTGGACGGGCAGCTGACGTACAACACCTTCACCGTGGCCGTGTCCGTCGTCATAGCCATGGCCGCCGCCACCGCCGCCCTGTGGGCGGCCGGACAGGTCCGGGGCTTCCTGTGGAGCGTCGGAGCCAGCCTCGTCATGGGGCTGGCCGTCACCGGCATGCACTACACCGGCATGGCCGCCCTGGAGGTCCACGTCCACGGCACGAACGACCCCGGCACCGGCGGGTCCCCGGCCGAACTGCTCGCCCCGATGCTGATCGGCCCCCTCGCCCTCCTCCTCCTCGCCGCCGTGGTGGTGATGTTCGATCCGCTGATGGTCACGGGGAAGCCCGCAGGGGCGCCAGTCGAGCGGAAGCCGGGCGTCCCCGCCCACACCGCTGCCCCGCGCACCGTCCCCCGCCCGGTGCGCCGCCCCGCCCTCCGCACCCGCCACCCCCTCGCGCACCGCCGCTCCCGCACCCCGCAGAACCGCTGA
- a CDS encoding uridine kinase has product MRLEAITWDRLGDLLAERLLDLEPADGGDRPRVAFDGAPAARPGELAQRVSDALRIRGRPSLVVGTEGFLRPASVRLEYGRRDAESYYSGWYDTGALWREVFDPLGPGGDGRVLPDLWDPVTDRATRSPYVHLPSGGALLLHGPFLLRHWFPLDLSVHLVLTPGALRRRTPDSEHWTLPAFERYEEETDPSATADVLVRTDDPRHPAWNG; this is encoded by the coding sequence GTGCGACTGGAAGCGATCACCTGGGACAGGCTCGGCGACCTGCTCGCCGAGCGCCTGCTCGACCTCGAGCCCGCCGACGGCGGCGACCGGCCACGCGTCGCCTTCGACGGCGCCCCGGCCGCCCGCCCCGGCGAACTCGCCCAGCGGGTGTCCGACGCGCTGCGGATCCGCGGCCGCCCCTCCCTCGTCGTCGGGACGGAGGGCTTCCTGCGCCCCGCCTCGGTCCGCCTGGAGTACGGGCGCCGGGACGCGGAGTCCTACTACAGCGGCTGGTACGACACCGGTGCCCTGTGGCGGGAGGTCTTCGACCCGCTCGGACCCGGCGGGGACGGACGTGTGCTGCCGGACCTGTGGGACCCGGTCACCGACCGCGCCACCCGCAGCCCCTACGTCCACCTCCCGTCCGGTGGCGCGCTGCTGCTGCACGGCCCCTTCCTGCTGCGCCACTGGTTCCCCCTCGACCTCAGTGTCCACCTCGTCCTGACCCCCGGGGCCCTGCGACGCCGCACTCCCGACTCCGAGCACTGGACCCTCCCCGCCTTCGAGCGCTACGAGGAGGAGACCGACCCCTCGGCCACCGCCGACGTCCTGGTGCGCACCGATGATCCGCGGCACCCCGCGTGGAACGGCTGA
- a CDS encoding carbohydrate kinase family protein yields MTAGRGGALLVVGDVVTDVVARHRGPLAAGTDTAAAIRRLPGGAGANVACWAAYAGCRDVRLLGRVGSDAADWHRRELTALGVRPHLVVDSDAPTGTVICLVDAGASAERTFLTDSGASLRLAPGDWSDTLLDGAARLHLSGYLLFSEPSRALVPVALAAAHARGVPVSLDPASAGFLTELGVDRFLDLVEGVDVLLPSRDEACLLTGLPDPVDAAAKLSRHVPSVIVKQGAEGALVARAGTVCARVPAVPASPRDSTGAGDAFTGAFLAALLTGAAPGEAAAAGCRAGARAVERVGARPPGAAD; encoded by the coding sequence ATGACCGCGGGACGGGGCGGCGCGCTGCTGGTGGTCGGGGACGTGGTGACGGACGTCGTCGCCCGGCACCGGGGACCGTTGGCCGCCGGCACGGACACGGCCGCCGCGATCCGCCGACTGCCCGGCGGGGCGGGTGCCAACGTGGCCTGCTGGGCCGCGTACGCCGGGTGCCGGGACGTCCGGCTGCTGGGACGGGTCGGTTCGGACGCGGCGGACTGGCACCGGCGGGAGCTGACGGCCCTCGGCGTGCGTCCCCACCTGGTCGTCGACTCGGACGCACCGACGGGGACGGTGATCTGCCTGGTCGACGCGGGCGCCTCGGCCGAGCGGACGTTCCTCACGGACAGCGGGGCATCCCTGCGGCTGGCGCCCGGCGACTGGTCGGACACGCTGCTCGACGGTGCCGCCCGGCTGCATCTGTCGGGCTACCTCCTGTTCTCGGAGCCGAGCCGCGCCCTGGTGCCGGTCGCCTTGGCCGCCGCACACGCGCGTGGGGTCCCGGTGAGTCTGGACCCGGCATCGGCGGGGTTCCTCACCGAGCTGGGCGTCGACCGGTTCCTCGACCTGGTCGAGGGAGTGGACGTCCTGCTCCCGAGCCGTGACGAGGCGTGCCTGCTGACCGGGTTGCCCGACCCGGTCGACGCCGCGGCGAAGCTGAGCCGGCACGTTCCGTCGGTGATCGTCAAACAGGGCGCGGAGGGGGCCCTGGTCGCCCGGGCCGGCACCGTGTGCGCGCGGGTCCCCGCCGTCCCGGCGTCGCCACGGGACAGTACCGGCGCCGGCGACGCCTTCACCGGAGCGTTCCTCGCCGCCCTCCTCACGGGCGCGGCTCCCGGGGAGGCGGCCGCCGCGGGGTGCCGGGCGGGGGCGAGGGCGGTCGAGCGGGTAGGGGCGAGGCCTCCGGGGGCGGCGGACTGA
- a CDS encoding glycerophosphodiester phosphodiesterase, whose translation MYARAVAVTTTAFLGVALLTPLSHARAPQIGEDDGPVVVAHRGASGYAPENTLAAVDRAAELGIRWVENDVQRTRDGELVVLHDDSLRRTTDVEEVFPDRSPWKVKDFTAAEIARLDAGSWFGPEYAGARVPTLEQYVERVEDNHQKLLLELKNPGLYPGIEEQTLKVLANEGWLDRRHVAGRLVVQSFSADSIRTVHELKPAVKTGFLGTPSVSDLPEYAEFADQINPSHGSLSMSYVSSVHAFTGPHGRPLEVLTWTVDDAATARRVAGYDVDGIITNKPDVVREAVGEDGDEDRGGLLTGW comes from the coding sequence ATGTACGCACGCGCAGTCGCCGTGACGACCACCGCGTTCCTGGGGGTGGCCCTGCTGACCCCCCTCTCCCACGCCCGGGCCCCCCAGATCGGTGAGGACGACGGGCCCGTGGTCGTCGCCCACCGGGGCGCTTCCGGGTACGCGCCGGAGAACACGCTGGCCGCCGTGGACCGGGCCGCCGAGCTGGGCATCCGCTGGGTCGAGAACGACGTCCAGCGCACCAGGGACGGCGAACTCGTGGTCCTCCACGACGACAGCCTGCGGCGCACGACCGACGTGGAGGAGGTCTTCCCCGACCGCTCTCCGTGGAAGGTGAAGGACTTCACCGCCGCGGAGATCGCCAGGCTGGACGCCGGGAGCTGGTTCGGTCCCGAGTACGCGGGCGCGCGCGTGCCGACGCTGGAGCAGTACGTGGAGCGCGTGGAGGACAACCACCAGAAACTGCTCCTGGAACTGAAGAATCCCGGGCTGTACCCGGGCATCGAGGAGCAGACCCTCAAGGTGCTCGCCAACGAGGGCTGGCTCGACCGGCGGCACGTGGCGGGCCGACTGGTCGTGCAGAGCTTCAGTGCGGACAGCATCCGGACCGTCCACGAGCTCAAGCCGGCCGTCAAGACCGGATTCCTCGGCACGCCGTCCGTGTCGGACCTGCCCGAGTACGCGGAGTTCGCCGACCAGATCAATCCCTCACACGGCTCGCTCTCCATGAGCTACGTCTCCTCGGTCCACGCGTTCACGGGGCCGCACGGCCGTCCGCTGGAGGTCCTCACCTGGACGGTCGACGACGCGGCCACCGCCCGGCGGGTGGCCGGGTACGACGTCGACGGCATCATCACCAACAAGCCCGACGTGGTGCGCGAGGCCGTGGGTGAGGACGGGGACGAGGACCGGGGCGGTCTCCTCACCGGTTGGTGA
- a CDS encoding VOC family protein, which produces MTDHTTRLDHVVLWVRDPVAAAQFYEKTLGTEPLRVTEYAAGTVSFPSVRLNEETILDLAPRSMAERMRMVPGADTSAGHPVNHICVSLSPHDFDALRARLTEQSVPVSELAHDSYGARGLAKRSFYFPDPDGNIIEARHYE; this is translated from the coding sequence ATGACGGACCACACGACACGCCTCGACCACGTAGTCCTCTGGGTGCGCGATCCGGTCGCCGCGGCCCAGTTCTACGAGAAGACCCTGGGGACGGAGCCCCTGCGGGTCACCGAGTACGCCGCGGGAACCGTGAGCTTTCCCTCCGTGCGCCTCAACGAGGAGACCATCCTCGATCTCGCGCCCCGCTCCATGGCGGAACGGATGCGAATGGTCCCCGGCGCCGACACGAGCGCGGGCCACCCCGTCAACCACATCTGCGTGTCCCTGTCACCGCACGACTTCGACGCACTCCGCGCCCGCCTGACGGAGCAGTCCGTTCCGGTGTCCGAGCTCGCGCACGATTCCTACGGCGCACGCGGCCTGGCGAAGCGCAGCTTCTACTTCCCGGATCCGGACGGCAACATCATCGAGGCGCGGCACTACGAGTAG
- a CDS encoding methylated-DNA--[protein]-cysteine S-methyltransferase codes for MDSNGQYEQRIVWTVIDTGIGPLLLAATRDGLVNVVFHATGAVRRKALERLAARLGTEPVEAPGSPLLTEAIRQMEAYFAGRRRDFDLPLDWSLISGFNREVLRELVSGVRYGSVVGYGDLAGRVGQPGAAQAVGTAMGANPLPVVVPCHRVVGSDGGIGGFGGGVDTKRQLLALEGVLPEPLF; via the coding sequence ATGGACAGCAATGGGCAGTACGAGCAGCGGATCGTGTGGACCGTCATCGACACCGGCATCGGTCCACTGCTGCTGGCCGCCACCCGCGACGGCCTGGTCAACGTCGTGTTCCACGCCACCGGCGCCGTGCGCCGCAAGGCCCTCGAAAGACTGGCGGCCCGGCTCGGCACGGAGCCCGTCGAGGCGCCCGGCTCCCCTCTGCTGACCGAGGCGATACGGCAGATGGAGGCGTACTTCGCGGGCCGGCGTCGTGATTTCGACCTGCCGCTGGACTGGTCGCTGATCTCGGGCTTCAACCGGGAGGTGCTGCGCGAGCTGGTGTCCGGCGTCCGGTACGGCTCGGTCGTCGGTTACGGCGACCTCGCCGGCCGGGTCGGTCAGCCGGGCGCCGCTCAGGCGGTGGGCACGGCCATGGGGGCCAATCCGCTGCCGGTCGTGGTGCCGTGCCACCGGGTCGTCGGGAGTGACGGCGGCATCGGCGGGTTCGGGGGCGGCGTGGACACCAAGCGGCAGTTGCTCGCGCTGGAGGGCGTGTTGCCGGAGCCGCTGTTCTGA
- a CDS encoding TerD family protein translates to MTVNMTKGQAISLQKDDGGSLTSVRMGLGWQAAPRRGLFGSRTREIDLDASAVLFADKQPVDVVFFRHLVSDDGSVRHTGDNLVGGVGQGGDDEAILVDLQRVPVHIDQIVFTVNSFTGQTFQEVQNAFCRLVDETNGQELARYTLAGGGAFTAQIMAKVHRVGQGWSMTAIGSPANGRTFQDLMPAILPVL, encoded by the coding sequence GTGACCGTCAATATGACCAAGGGTCAGGCCATCAGTCTGCAGAAGGACGACGGCGGCAGCCTGACGTCGGTGCGCATGGGTCTCGGCTGGCAGGCGGCTCCCCGGCGCGGTCTGTTCGGTTCCCGCACGCGGGAGATCGACCTGGACGCCTCCGCAGTCCTGTTCGCGGACAAGCAGCCCGTCGACGTCGTCTTCTTCCGCCACCTGGTGAGCGACGACGGCTCGGTGCGCCACACCGGGGACAACCTCGTCGGCGGGGTCGGCCAGGGCGGTGACGACGAGGCGATCCTCGTCGACCTGCAGCGCGTCCCGGTCCACATCGATCAGATCGTCTTCACCGTGAACTCCTTCACGGGCCAGACCTTCCAGGAAGTGCAGAACGCGTTCTGCCGCCTGGTCGACGAGACCAACGGGCAGGAGCTCGCCCGCTACACGCTGGCCGGCGGCGGCGCCTTCACGGCCCAGATCATGGCGAAGGTGCACCGGGTGGGGCAGGGCTGGTCGATGACCGCCATCGGCTCCCCGGCCAACGGCCGCACCTTCCAGGACCTGATGCCCGCGATCCTGCCGGTCCTGTAA
- a CDS encoding magnesium and cobalt transport protein CorA yields the protein MTMAGNLRKVTGLGRTGGLRKVARLARRRPRVDLSHPARSPLGSSVVNCVTYRDGVRTPEAGDPARVVERMRSRGDGFVWLGLHEPTDQEFAGVADLFDLHPLAVEDAIEAHQRPKVERYDETLFAVFKTVCYVEHEQLTATSEVVSTGEIMVFVGRDFVITVRHGRHGSLGPLREGLESDPVQLAKGPSAVLHAIADHVVDAFLSAIEAFQADIDQVETEVFAEHGARVDPGRIYQLKRELLELRRAVVPLGRPLDELATRPVRVVEPDIQAYFRDVADHLLRAAEQIAAFDELLNSILQAHLARVTVAQNEDMRKITAWAAIIAVPTMVCGVYGMNFDHMPELGWRYGYGMVIAVIAVACVTLHRGFRRNGWL from the coding sequence ATGACGATGGCAGGCAATCTGCGGAAGGTCACGGGCCTGGGACGGACCGGCGGCCTCCGCAAGGTGGCACGGCTGGCCCGGCGGCGCCCGCGGGTGGACCTGAGCCACCCGGCCCGCTCGCCGCTGGGTTCCTCGGTGGTGAACTGCGTGACCTACCGGGACGGTGTCCGCACCCCCGAGGCAGGCGACCCGGCCCGGGTGGTGGAGCGGATGCGCAGCCGGGGAGACGGTTTCGTCTGGCTGGGTCTGCACGAGCCGACGGACCAGGAGTTCGCGGGCGTGGCGGACCTCTTCGACCTGCATCCACTGGCGGTCGAGGACGCGATCGAGGCCCACCAGCGCCCGAAGGTGGAGCGGTACGACGAGACGCTCTTCGCCGTGTTCAAGACCGTCTGCTACGTGGAGCACGAGCAGCTCACGGCCACGAGCGAGGTGGTGAGCACCGGCGAGATCATGGTCTTCGTCGGCCGGGACTTCGTGATCACCGTGCGGCACGGACGGCACGGCTCGCTGGGCCCCCTCCGGGAGGGACTGGAGTCCGACCCGGTGCAGCTCGCCAAGGGGCCGTCCGCGGTGCTGCACGCGATCGCGGACCACGTGGTGGACGCCTTCCTCAGTGCGATCGAGGCGTTCCAGGCGGACATCGACCAGGTCGAGACGGAGGTGTTCGCGGAGCACGGGGCGCGGGTCGACCCGGGCCGGATCTACCAGCTCAAACGGGAACTCCTGGAGCTGCGGCGGGCCGTGGTGCCGCTCGGCCGGCCGCTGGACGAGCTGGCCACGCGGCCGGTCCGGGTGGTCGAGCCGGACATACAGGCGTACTTCCGGGACGTCGCCGACCATCTCCTGCGAGCCGCGGAGCAGATCGCGGCGTTCGACGAACTGCTCAACTCCATCCTCCAGGCGCACCTCGCCCGGGTGACGGTCGCGCAGAACGAGGACATGCGGAAGATCACCGCCTGGGCCGCGATCATCGCCGTGCCCACGATGGTCTGCGGGGTGTACGGCATGAACTTCGACCACATGCCGGAACTCGGCTGGCGGTACGGCTACGGCATGGTCATCGCCGTCATAGCCGTCGCCTGCGTGACGCTGCACCGGGGGTTCAGGCGCAACGGCTGGCTCTGA
- a CDS encoding methyltransferase domain-containing protein produces the protein MTRTDGYLLDNRQTEAAERFDAFATLFDPTTFRHLQTLGVGPGWRCWEVGAGGTSVVSWLAKRVGPTGRVLATDIDTSRVAPAGRHPVEVRVHDVGAEEPPGEGFDLVHARLVLVHVPDRERALRSMIRALRPGGRLLVEDADPALQPLLCPDEHGPEQQLANRLRHGFRQLLARRGADLSYGRRIPRLLREAGLRRVEADAYFPVTSPACAALESATVRQVRDQLVAAGAATHDDIDRHLANVASGSMDLATAPMISAWGRKA, from the coding sequence ATGACGCGAACCGACGGGTACCTCCTCGACAACCGGCAGACCGAGGCGGCAGAGCGTTTCGACGCCTTCGCCACCCTCTTCGACCCCACGACGTTCCGGCACCTCCAAACGCTCGGCGTGGGGCCCGGGTGGCGCTGCTGGGAGGTCGGGGCCGGAGGCACCTCCGTGGTGTCCTGGCTGGCCAAGAGGGTGGGGCCGACCGGCAGGGTCCTCGCCACGGACATCGACACCTCGCGGGTCGCACCGGCCGGTCGCCATCCCGTCGAGGTGCGCGTGCACGACGTGGGCGCGGAGGAACCGCCGGGCGAGGGCTTCGATTTGGTGCACGCTCGACTCGTCCTGGTCCATGTGCCGGACCGCGAGCGGGCATTGCGCTCCATGATCAGGGCCCTGCGTCCGGGGGGCCGACTCCTGGTCGAGGACGCCGACCCCGCGCTGCAGCCACTGCTCTGCCCCGACGAGCACGGTCCCGAGCAGCAACTGGCCAACCGGCTGCGGCACGGCTTCCGCCAGTTGCTGGCCCGTCGCGGGGCCGACCTGTCCTACGGCCGCCGCATCCCGCGTCTGCTGCGGGAGGCAGGGCTGCGCCGAGTGGAGGCCGACGCCTACTTCCCGGTCACCTCGCCCGCGTGCGCCGCTCTGGAGTCCGCGACGGTCCGTCAGGTCCGCGACCAACTGGTCGCCGCGGGTGCGGCCACCCACGACGACATCGACCGGCACCTCGCGAACGTGGCATCGGGCAGCATGGACCTGGCGACGGCGCCGATGATCTCCGCGTGGGGACGCAAGGCATAG
- the uvrB gene encoding excinuclease ABC subunit UvrB, whose amino-acid sequence MRPVSQIERTVAPFEVVSPYQPNGDQPAAIAELARRVQAGEKDVVLLGATGTGKSATTAWMIEKIQRPTLVMAPNKTLAAQLANEFRELLPNNAVEYFVSYYDYYQPEAYVPQSDTYIEKDSSINEEVERLRHSATNSLLTRRDVVVVASVSCIYGLGTPQEYVDRMVPLRVGEEYDRDELLRRFVDIQYTRNDMAFTRGTFRVRGDTIEIFPVYEELAVRIEMFGDEIEALSTLHPVTGEIISDDQQLYVFPASHYVAGPERLERAVNDIEKELAERLTELEKQGKLLEAQRLRMRTTYDIEMLRQIGSCSGVENYSMHFDGRSPGSPPNTLLDYFPDDFLLVIDESHVTVPQIGAMYEGDASRKRTLVDHGFRLPSALDNRPLKWEEFQERIGQTVYLSATPGAYELSRSDGAVEQIIRPTGLVDPEVVVKPTEGQIDDLVHEIRTRTEKDERVLVTTLTKKMAEDLTDYFLELGIQVRYLHSDVDTLRRVELLRELRAGEYDVLVGINLLREGLDLPEVSLVAILDADKEGFLRSGTSLIQTIGRAARNVSGQVHMYADKITPAMEKAIDETNRRREKQIAFNQANGIDPQPLRKKINDIVAQIAREDIDTEQLLGSGYRQAKEGKGAKAPVPSLGGEAATGGKAGKGRGKAKETPVTDRPAAELAAQIEDLTTRMRAAAADLQFEIAARLRDEVSEMKKELRQMKEAGLA is encoded by the coding sequence ATGCGGCCCGTTTCCCAGATCGAACGCACGGTGGCGCCCTTCGAGGTCGTCAGCCCCTACCAGCCCAACGGCGACCAGCCGGCGGCCATCGCCGAGCTGGCACGGCGTGTCCAGGCGGGTGAGAAGGACGTCGTCCTGCTCGGCGCCACCGGCACCGGCAAGTCCGCCACCACCGCGTGGATGATCGAGAAGATCCAGCGCCCCACCCTCGTGATGGCGCCGAACAAGACCCTGGCCGCCCAGCTGGCGAACGAGTTCCGCGAGCTCCTGCCGAACAACGCCGTCGAATACTTCGTCTCGTACTACGACTACTACCAGCCCGAGGCCTACGTCCCCCAGTCGGACACCTACATCGAGAAGGACTCCTCGATCAACGAGGAGGTGGAGCGGCTGCGCCACTCCGCGACCAACTCGCTGCTCACCCGCCGTGACGTCGTCGTGGTCGCCTCCGTCTCCTGCATCTACGGACTCGGCACCCCGCAGGAGTACGTGGACCGCATGGTCCCCCTCCGGGTCGGCGAGGAGTACGACCGGGACGAGCTGCTGCGCCGCTTCGTGGACATCCAGTACACGCGCAACGACATGGCCTTCACCCGCGGCACCTTCCGGGTGCGCGGCGACACCATCGAGATCTTCCCGGTCTACGAGGAGCTCGCCGTCCGCATCGAGATGTTCGGCGACGAGATCGAGGCCCTGTCCACCCTCCACCCGGTCACCGGCGAGATCATCAGCGACGACCAGCAGCTGTACGTCTTCCCGGCCTCCCACTACGTCGCGGGCCCGGAGCGCCTGGAGCGGGCGGTCAACGACATCGAGAAGGAGCTCGCCGAGCGCCTGACCGAGCTGGAGAAGCAGGGCAAGCTCCTGGAGGCGCAGCGGCTGCGGATGCGCACCACGTACGACATCGAGATGCTCCGCCAGATCGGCTCCTGCTCCGGCGTGGAGAACTACTCGATGCACTTCGACGGCCGCTCGCCCGGCTCCCCGCCGAACACCCTGCTGGACTACTTCCCGGACGACTTCCTCCTCGTCATCGACGAGTCGCACGTCACCGTGCCGCAGATCGGCGCCATGTACGAGGGTGACGCCTCCCGCAAGCGGACCCTGGTCGACCACGGTTTCCGGCTGCCCTCCGCCCTCGACAACCGCCCGCTGAAGTGGGAGGAGTTCCAGGAGCGCATCGGTCAGACCGTGTACCTGTCGGCCACTCCCGGCGCCTACGAGCTGTCCCGTTCGGACGGGGCCGTCGAGCAGATCATCCGCCCCACGGGCCTCGTCGACCCGGAGGTCGTCGTCAAGCCCACCGAGGGCCAGATCGACGACCTGGTGCACGAGATCCGCACCCGGACCGAGAAGGACGAGCGCGTCCTGGTCACCACGCTCACCAAGAAGATGGCCGAGGACCTCACCGACTACTTCCTGGAGCTCGGTATCCAGGTCCGCTACCTGCACAGCGACGTCGACACCCTGCGCCGCGTCGAGCTGCTGCGTGAGCTGCGCGCCGGCGAGTACGACGTCCTGGTCGGCATCAACCTGCTCAGGGAGGGCCTCGACCTGCCGGAGGTCTCCCTGGTGGCGATCCTGGACGCCGACAAGGAGGGCTTCCTGCGCTCCGGCACCTCGCTGATCCAGACCATCGGCCGCGCCGCGCGCAATGTGTCCGGCCAGGTCCACATGTACGCCGACAAGATCACGCCGGCGATGGAGAAGGCGATCGACGAGACCAACCGCCGCCGCGAGAAGCAGATCGCGTTCAACCAGGCGAACGGCATCGACCCGCAGCCCCTCCGCAAGAAGATCAACGACATCGTCGCGCAGATCGCCCGCGAGGACATCGACACCGAGCAACTGCTCGGCTCGGGCTACCGCCAGGCCAAGGAGGGCAAGGGGGCCAAGGCCCCTGTGCCGTCCCTCGGCGGCGAGGCGGCAACCGGCGGCAAGGCGGGCAAGGGCAGGGGGAAGGCCAAGGAGACGCCGGTGACCGACCGTCCGGCGGCGGAGCTGGCCGCGCAGATCGAGGACCTCACCACGCGTATGCGGGCCGCCGCCGCGGACCTCCAGTTCGAGATCGCGGCCCGGCTGCGCGACGAGGTCTCCGAGATGAAGAAGGAACTGCGCCAGATGAAGGAGGCAGGTCTGGCCTGA